One region of Micromonospora ureilytica genomic DNA includes:
- a CDS encoding fibronectin type III domain-containing protein, producing MRDHRSRKIRSKAAALAACALAVTLIAAGATPAHAAADDTERPTAPGPITVVAVDTTWVELTWAASTDNVGVVRYPVGARFEDFGAQYSTDTNSIRITDLRPSRTYTFSVWALDAAGNSSASNPTLRLTMPPGDDQPPSAPGQPVAYDVAATVVRLRWAHSVENVALDRYEVFRVDAGGTLTRVREVYQYPPVNSAQISGLAPNTTYTFVVQARDEVGHLSPLSAPVTVTTLPPPPSCAVRSVVRQWSDGFVAHLVVENTGTTAIDGWTMTWRFWASQQVHGIWGATIVDRLNNSYLRVRNTGRNAVIPPGGTVSLGLVASGTQLPEEVTLNGGLCTVADE from the coding sequence GTGCGTGATCATCGAAGTCGAAAAATCCGGTCGAAGGCCGCCGCGCTGGCCGCGTGTGCGCTGGCGGTGACGCTGATCGCGGCGGGCGCGACCCCGGCGCACGCCGCCGCCGACGACACCGAGCGCCCCACCGCCCCCGGCCCGATCACTGTCGTCGCCGTCGACACCACCTGGGTCGAGCTGACCTGGGCGGCCTCGACCGACAACGTGGGCGTGGTCCGCTACCCGGTCGGCGCGCGATTCGAGGATTTCGGCGCCCAGTACTCGACCGACACCAACAGCATCCGGATCACCGACCTGCGGCCCTCGCGCACGTACACCTTCTCGGTGTGGGCTCTGGACGCGGCCGGCAACAGCTCGGCGTCGAACCCGACCCTGCGGCTGACCATGCCACCGGGGGACGACCAACCCCCGAGCGCGCCGGGTCAACCGGTGGCGTACGACGTCGCCGCCACTGTGGTCCGGCTGCGGTGGGCGCACTCGGTGGAGAACGTCGCGCTCGACCGGTACGAGGTGTTCCGGGTCGACGCCGGCGGCACTCTCACCCGGGTCCGTGAGGTGTACCAGTATCCGCCGGTGAACAGTGCCCAGATCAGCGGGTTGGCGCCGAACACCACGTACACCTTCGTGGTGCAGGCCCGCGACGAGGTCGGACACCTGTCCCCGCTCTCCGCACCGGTCACGGTGACCACACTGCCGCCGCCGCCGAGCTGCGCGGTCCGCTCCGTCGTGCGGCAGTGGTCGGACGGCTTCGTGGCGCACCTCGTCGTCGAGAACACCGGCACCACGGCGATCGACGGGTGGACGATGACGTGGCGGTTCTGGGCCAGCCAGCAGGTCCACGGCATCTGGGGCGCGACGATCGTCGACCGTCTCAACAACAGCTACCTGCGGGTGCGCAACACCGGTCGCAACGCGGTGATCCCGCCGGGCGGCACGGTGTCGCTGGGGCTCGTCGCCTCCGGCACGCAACTGCCCGAGGAGGTCACGCTGAACGGTGGCCTCTGCACTGTGGCAGACGAGTAA
- a CDS encoding ricin-type beta-trefoil lectin domain protein yields the protein MARRSAGLAPRRPRIRLTSALAAALLAVPAGLVVGTSPATAAATGAITGYGGKCVDVAAANPANNTPAQLFTCNGSTAQQWTVADDGTIRALGKCLDIAAAGTANGARVQIYDCNGTGAQQWSPSAGQLVNPTSGKCLDATGPSSADGTPLQIWSCTGTANQAWTLPTGGGTTPPPSSGGFTHPGVLVSRGQLDFVRGRVQAGAQPWAAAYNQMMGSRYASLSRTPAPRSVVECGSYSNPNNGCTDEREDAIAAYTHALAWYFTGDARYAQKSIQLMDAWSATITAHTGSNAPLQTGWAASVWPRAAEIIKYTYTSWPNANRFATMLRNVYLPMVRNGSNSNGNWELTMMEATIGIAVFLEDRSAYDAAATRFLNRARAFVYLPSDGALPYTMPGSGLDTSAEIIGYWQGQSTFVAGLAQETCRDFVHTGYGISAISHVAETSRIQGRDLYPQVGERLRQALGFHSRYQLGEAPPSWLCGGSLTRGLGPITEVGFNAMSTRLGNVMTNTQTLTLQQRPAGTNNLFVAWETLTHANNPN from the coding sequence ATGGCGCGACGATCGGCCGGGCTCGCGCCCCGCCGCCCCCGCATCAGACTGACCTCCGCGCTCGCCGCGGCCCTGCTCGCCGTACCGGCCGGCCTGGTCGTCGGCACATCGCCCGCGACAGCGGCCGCGACGGGCGCCATCACCGGGTACGGCGGCAAGTGCGTCGACGTGGCCGCCGCGAACCCGGCCAACAACACGCCGGCTCAACTCTTCACCTGCAACGGCTCCACCGCACAGCAGTGGACGGTGGCCGACGACGGCACGATCCGGGCGCTGGGCAAGTGCCTCGACATCGCCGCCGCCGGCACCGCCAACGGTGCCCGGGTGCAGATCTACGACTGCAACGGCACCGGGGCGCAGCAGTGGTCGCCCAGCGCCGGGCAACTGGTCAACCCGACCTCGGGCAAGTGCCTCGACGCGACCGGCCCCAGCTCGGCCGACGGCACCCCGCTGCAGATCTGGAGCTGCACCGGCACCGCCAACCAGGCGTGGACGTTGCCCACCGGCGGCGGCACCACACCACCGCCGTCATCGGGTGGTTTCACCCACCCCGGCGTGCTGGTCAGCCGAGGCCAGCTCGACTTCGTCCGGGGCCGCGTGCAGGCCGGCGCGCAGCCGTGGGCGGCGGCCTACAACCAGATGATGGGCAGCCGGTACGCCTCCCTGTCGCGCACCCCGGCGCCCCGCTCGGTGGTCGAGTGCGGCTCCTACTCCAACCCGAACAACGGCTGCACCGACGAGCGGGAGGACGCGATCGCCGCGTACACCCACGCGCTCGCCTGGTATTTCACCGGGGATGCCCGCTACGCGCAGAAGTCGATCCAGCTCATGGACGCGTGGTCGGCCACGATCACCGCGCACACCGGCAGCAACGCTCCGCTGCAGACCGGCTGGGCGGCCTCGGTCTGGCCCCGGGCGGCCGAGATCATCAAGTACACGTACACGAGCTGGCCCAACGCCAACCGCTTCGCCACCATGCTGCGCAACGTCTACCTGCCGATGGTGCGCAACGGCTCGAACAGCAACGGCAACTGGGAACTGACCATGATGGAGGCCACGATCGGCATCGCGGTGTTCCTGGAGGACCGGTCCGCTTACGACGCGGCGGCCACCCGCTTCCTCAACCGCGCCCGGGCCTTCGTCTACCTGCCCAGCGACGGCGCGTTGCCGTACACGATGCCCGGCAGCGGCCTGGACACCAGCGCGGAGATCATCGGGTACTGGCAGGGCCAGTCCACCTTCGTCGCCGGCCTCGCCCAGGAGACCTGCCGCGACTTCGTCCACACCGGGTACGGGATCTCCGCCATCTCGCACGTCGCGGAGACCTCCCGGATCCAGGGACGGGACCTGTACCCACAGGTCGGTGAGCGACTGCGTCAGGCGCTCGGGTTCCACTCGCGCTACCAGCTCGGTGAGGCGCCGCCGTCCTGGCTCTGCGGCGGCAGCCTCACCCGTGGCCTCGGCCCGATCACCGAGGTCGGCTTCAACGCGATGAGCACCCGGTTGGGCAATGTCATGACCAACACGCAGACCCTCACGCTGCAACAACGTCCGGCCGGAACCAACAACCTCTTCGTCGCCTGGGAGACGCTGACCCACGCCAACAACCCCAACTGA
- a CDS encoding DUF2000 domain-containing protein, protein MTEPIRFPTKIAVLLRNDLASWQRLNVTAFLVSGLAHALPELLGEEYRDADGTRYLPMFGQPVLIFAGDRAALVGAHSRALARGLRLAVFTSELFATGNDRDNRAAIEAVGREKLDLVGLALHAPRNVVDKVLKGASMHP, encoded by the coding sequence ATGACCGAACCGATCCGCTTTCCCACCAAGATCGCCGTACTGCTCCGCAACGACCTGGCGAGCTGGCAACGGCTGAACGTCACAGCCTTTCTGGTCAGCGGCCTCGCGCACGCGCTGCCGGAGCTGCTCGGCGAGGAGTACCGCGACGCGGACGGCACGCGCTACCTGCCGATGTTCGGCCAGCCGGTGCTGATCTTCGCCGGGGATCGGGCGGCGTTGGTCGGCGCGCACTCGCGCGCGCTCGCCCGCGGCCTGCGGCTGGCGGTCTTCACGTCCGAGCTGTTCGCCACCGGCAACGACCGGGACAACCGAGCCGCCATCGAGGCGGTCGGTCGGGAGAAGCTCGACCTGGTGGGCCTGGCGCTGCACGCGCCGCGCAACGTGGTGGACAAGGTGCTCAAGGGTGCGTCCATGCACCCGTAA
- a CDS encoding ABC transporter ATP-binding protein — MTTHAPPETSHAAVAAVDLVKVYGSGDTAVRALDGVSVGFGRAEFTAIMGSSGSGKSTLMHCLAGLDTATSGRVLLGGTELTGQSDRTLTRVRRERIGFVFQSFNLLPQLTAAQNITLPLDLAGRQPDAELLAHLVRVLGLGDRLNHRPSELSGGQQQRVALARALVARPEVVFADEPTGNLDSRSGAEVLTILRDSVRDLGQTVVMVTHDPIAAAYADRVVLLADGRLAGEIDKPNQVSVTDALRDLAARA, encoded by the coding sequence ATGACAACCCACGCCCCGCCGGAGACCAGCCACGCCGCGGTCGCCGCGGTCGACCTGGTGAAGGTGTACGGCAGCGGCGACACCGCCGTCCGTGCCCTGGACGGGGTCTCGGTCGGCTTCGGCCGGGCCGAGTTCACCGCGATCATGGGCTCGTCCGGGTCCGGCAAGTCGACACTGATGCACTGCCTCGCCGGTCTCGACACTGCCACCTCCGGTCGCGTCCTGCTCGGCGGCACGGAGCTGACCGGCCAGTCGGACCGGACACTGACCCGGGTACGCCGGGAGCGGATCGGATTCGTCTTCCAGTCCTTCAACCTGCTGCCGCAGCTCACCGCCGCGCAGAACATCACCCTGCCGCTGGACCTCGCCGGTCGGCAGCCCGACGCTGAGCTCCTCGCGCACCTCGTGCGGGTGCTGGGCCTCGGCGACCGACTGAACCACCGGCCCAGCGAGCTGTCCGGCGGCCAGCAGCAGCGGGTCGCGCTGGCCCGGGCGCTGGTGGCGCGGCCCGAGGTGGTCTTCGCCGACGAGCCGACCGGCAACCTCGACTCCCGTTCCGGCGCGGAGGTGCTCACCATCCTGCGCGACTCGGTACGCGACCTCGGCCAGACCGTCGTCATGGTCACTCACGACCCGATCGCCGCCGCGTACGCCGACCGGGTGGTGCTGCTCGCCGACGGGCGGCTGGCCGGCGAGATCGACAAGCCGAACCAGGTGTCGGTCACCGACGCGCTGCGTGATCTGGCGGCCCGCGCATGA
- a CDS encoding sensor histidine kinase — protein sequence MSTPDLRRWWVRLAQAAGLVAMGLLALFDLRFGAPESLAALLLLLVRMGLAVATVPLWLPVHRLGSRVVPLGALVLACASLAVTAAVLFLSGSSYLIGGSWGLAESAGLIGVVFVVARWGAPRLAPWAAVAAGLAVAALPLRAGTENLLVIFGLLQVLAAAGAAGVGLYLRIMAAGRERAIALVRAEQRAEFARDLHDFIAHHVTGIVVQAQGARFVAEQDPQRVIVALEQIERAGAETMASMRRMVGILRNPDAPPDAPLAPLAGVTELEPLLTGFNGAANAPARLHVDGDLNGLPVEVSTSAYRVVMEGLTNTRQHAPDARSVNVAVRRTPGWLLVRVADDGASPRTAPARGHGFGLIGLTERVRALGGTITAGPGVAGGWVLDAAFPLQMAMPR from the coding sequence ATGAGCACGCCGGATCTTCGACGTTGGTGGGTACGCCTGGCCCAGGCCGCCGGACTGGTGGCCATGGGGCTGCTCGCCCTCTTCGACCTGCGGTTCGGCGCACCGGAGAGCCTGGCCGCCCTGCTACTCCTGCTGGTGCGGATGGGGCTCGCGGTGGCGACGGTGCCGCTCTGGCTGCCGGTGCACCGGCTGGGATCGCGCGTGGTGCCGCTGGGCGCCTTGGTGCTCGCCTGCGCCTCACTGGCCGTGACCGCGGCCGTCCTGTTCCTCTCCGGCAGCAGTTACCTGATCGGCGGCAGCTGGGGGCTCGCCGAGTCGGCCGGGCTGATCGGGGTGGTCTTCGTGGTGGCCCGCTGGGGCGCGCCCCGGCTCGCCCCGTGGGCGGCGGTGGCCGCCGGGCTCGCCGTGGCCGCGTTGCCGCTGCGCGCCGGCACCGAGAACCTGCTGGTCATCTTCGGGCTGCTCCAGGTGCTCGCCGCGGCCGGCGCCGCCGGGGTGGGGCTCTACCTGCGAATCATGGCCGCCGGCCGGGAGCGGGCCATCGCGCTGGTGCGGGCCGAGCAGCGCGCGGAGTTCGCGCGGGACCTGCACGACTTCATCGCCCACCACGTGACCGGCATCGTGGTGCAGGCGCAGGGCGCCCGGTTCGTCGCCGAACAGGACCCGCAGCGGGTGATCGTCGCCCTGGAGCAGATCGAGCGGGCCGGTGCGGAGACGATGGCCTCGATGCGGCGGATGGTCGGAATCCTGCGCAACCCGGACGCCCCGCCGGACGCGCCGCTGGCTCCACTGGCCGGGGTGACCGAGCTGGAGCCGCTGCTGACCGGGTTCAACGGCGCGGCCAACGCGCCGGCACGACTGCACGTCGACGGCGACCTGAACGGACTGCCGGTGGAGGTGTCGACGTCGGCGTACCGGGTGGTGATGGAGGGGCTGACCAACACCCGCCAGCACGCGCCGGACGCGCGGTCCGTGAACGTGGCAGTGCGACGCACCCCGGGCTGGTTGTTGGTCCGGGTAGCCGACGACGGGGCGTCGCCGCGCACCGCGCCGGCCCGGGGCCACGGCTTCGGCCTGATCGGTCTCACCGAACGGGTACGCGCCCTCGGCGGCACGATCACCGCCGGACCCGGCGTCGCCGGTGGCTGGGTGCTCGACGCGGCGTTCCCGCTGCAGATGGCGATGCCCCGGTGA
- a CDS encoding helix-turn-helix transcriptional regulator, with protein sequence MDRAQLASFLRTRREALQPEDVGLPRGPRRRTGGLRREEVATLSGMSTDYYSRLEQQRGPHPSEQMLAALARGLRLSLAERDHLFQLAGHAVPHRAVRADHVNPGMMRILDRMHDTPAQVVNHLGETLAQTAPAVALLGDETRYAGLARSAHHRWFTDPTARQLHPTEDHRTQSRLLVAHLHASYTRDGRGSRAAALVDDLLARSPEFAQLWREHPVPAGYCPPKHFVHPEVGALELHCQTLVDPDQSQTLLVFTAAPGSPSDEKLRLLSVIGGQRV encoded by the coding sequence GTGGACCGCGCCCAGCTCGCCAGCTTCCTGCGCACCCGCCGCGAGGCGCTCCAACCCGAGGACGTCGGGTTGCCCCGGGGCCCGCGCCGACGCACCGGAGGGCTCCGGCGCGAGGAAGTCGCCACGTTGAGCGGAATGTCCACCGACTACTACAGCCGGTTGGAGCAGCAGCGCGGGCCGCACCCCTCGGAGCAGATGCTCGCCGCTCTCGCTCGCGGCCTGCGGCTCTCCCTCGCCGAACGCGATCACCTGTTCCAGCTCGCCGGACACGCCGTACCGCATCGCGCGGTGCGCGCCGACCATGTGAACCCGGGAATGATGCGGATCCTCGACCGGATGCACGACACCCCGGCCCAGGTGGTGAACCACCTCGGCGAGACCCTGGCGCAGACCGCGCCGGCCGTCGCCCTGCTCGGTGACGAGACCCGGTACGCCGGGTTGGCGCGCAGCGCGCACCACCGCTGGTTCACCGACCCGACGGCACGGCAGCTGCACCCGACGGAGGACCACCGGACACAGAGTCGCCTGCTCGTGGCGCACCTGCACGCGTCGTACACCCGTGATGGGCGCGGCTCGCGGGCCGCGGCCCTCGTCGACGATCTGCTGGCCCGGAGCCCGGAGTTCGCGCAGCTGTGGCGGGAGCATCCGGTGCCGGCCGGCTACTGCCCGCCCAAGCACTTCGTGCACCCGGAGGTCGGGGCGTTGGAGCTGCACTGCCAGACGCTTGTGGACCCCGACCAGTCGCAGACCCTGTTGGTCTTCACCGCCGCGCCCGGGTCGCCGAGCGACGAGAAGCTGCGGCTGCTCTCCGTCATCGGCGGCCAGCGCGTCTGA
- a CDS encoding helix-turn-helix transcriptional regulator, with the protein MATRPAGSHVSAWRPAVAGVAEVFHAHFVDHAYPRHIHDVWTLLIVDDGAVRFDLDRHRHGALRTSVTLLPPYVPHDGSSATPGGFRKRVLYLDTSALDAELVGRAVDEPDLADPQLRDRIHHLHQALAAPGDEFEAESRLALILDRLRRQLHQRSPVGGQPTGRELAIRLRELLDARTVEGVTLGEAAELLHAHPTHLVRTFTHVHGVPPHSYLTGRRVELARRLLLAGQRPVEAAVAAGFFDQAHLTRHFRRYLGVSPARYPARS; encoded by the coding sequence GTGGCCACCCGCCCGGCCGGCTCGCACGTCAGCGCGTGGCGACCCGCGGTAGCCGGGGTCGCCGAGGTCTTCCACGCCCATTTCGTCGACCACGCCTACCCCCGGCACATCCACGACGTGTGGACGCTGCTGATCGTCGACGACGGTGCCGTCCGCTTCGACCTGGACCGGCACCGGCACGGCGCGCTGCGCACGTCGGTCACCCTGCTGCCGCCGTACGTGCCGCACGACGGCAGTTCCGCGACACCGGGCGGCTTCCGCAAACGGGTCCTGTACCTCGACACCTCGGCGCTCGACGCCGAGCTGGTCGGCCGGGCCGTCGACGAGCCGGACCTGGCCGATCCGCAACTGCGGGACCGGATCCACCACCTGCACCAGGCGCTCGCCGCACCCGGCGACGAGTTCGAGGCCGAGAGCCGACTCGCGCTCATTCTGGACCGGCTGCGCCGCCAGCTCCACCAGCGGTCCCCGGTCGGTGGGCAGCCGACCGGGCGCGAGCTCGCAATCCGACTACGGGAGCTGCTGGACGCCCGGACCGTCGAGGGCGTCACACTGGGGGAGGCCGCCGAGTTGCTGCACGCCCACCCGACCCACCTGGTCCGGACGTTCACCCACGTGCACGGCGTGCCACCGCACTCGTACCTGACCGGCCGCCGGGTCGAGCTGGCGCGTCGCCTGCTCCTCGCCGGGCAGCGGCCCGTCGAGGCCGCCGTCGCGGCCGGCTTCTTCGATCAGGCGCACCTGACCCGACACTTTCGGCGGTACCTGGGCGTCAGCCCGGCCCGCTACCCCGCCCGCAGCTGA
- a CDS encoding response regulator, with product MIRVLIADDQAMVRTGFGMIIGAQSDMEVVGEAADGVDAVELARRLRPDVVLLDIRMPRLDGLEALRLLAGPGVADPIRVVVVTTFDLDEYVHTALSNGACGFLLKDSGPALLVEAVRAAVSGDALISPSITVRLLEHLSSPAPARDDGGLSPRELDVVKLVARGLTNAEIATQLFIAVGTVKTHLASVQMKLRARNRVEIAAWAWERRLVG from the coding sequence GTGATCCGGGTGCTGATCGCCGACGACCAGGCGATGGTCCGGACCGGCTTCGGCATGATCATCGGTGCCCAGTCGGACATGGAGGTGGTCGGCGAGGCCGCCGACGGGGTCGACGCCGTCGAACTGGCCCGACGACTGCGCCCGGACGTGGTGCTGCTGGACATCCGGATGCCCCGCCTCGACGGCCTTGAGGCACTGCGGCTGCTCGCGGGGCCGGGCGTCGCCGACCCGATCCGGGTGGTCGTCGTGACGACCTTCGACCTCGACGAGTACGTGCACACGGCGCTCTCCAACGGCGCGTGCGGTTTCCTGCTCAAGGACTCGGGCCCGGCCCTGCTGGTGGAGGCGGTCCGCGCGGCCGTGTCCGGCGACGCGCTGATCAGCCCCTCGATCACGGTACGGCTGTTGGAGCACCTCAGCTCACCCGCCCCGGCACGCGACGACGGCGGCCTGTCACCTCGGGAACTCGACGTCGTGAAGCTCGTCGCCCGGGGCCTGACCAACGCCGAGATCGCCACCCAGCTCTTCATCGCCGTGGGCACGGTCAAGACCCACCTGGCGAGCGTGCAGATGAAACTCAGGGCCCGCAACCGGGTCGAGATCGCCGCCTGGGCCTGGGAACGCCGCCTCGTCGGCTAG
- a CDS encoding FtsX-like permease family protein, producing the protein MRATVLRTQTAAAARRPGRLILTGLAILVASFVVFGTVLVQQITERTVRDNLSGTPAVTDLVIGSPGVPPPTVMDVRQIRAVPGVAEAVARVATGVSVGEGYLNLQSDPGTGPLSTVRVIEGSYPDQPGEIAITPRTAERLGLSVGTTTSGTGGELTTPAPLTVTGVVDTGADAGYDAYAPDSAVIAWARLTAVERVDVRVAPGTSTSGVRQRVTAAVAGQPIRSGAEVREAEANAAAEEVGRLFILVGMFVSIAVVAAALVVTSTFRIVFAQRMRQLALLRAVGASRGTLVGALIAEGALTGLVAGVVGVASALTLGYALPAILRATGHEVSSPGLPLAAAVTVVIGAVVITVLAVLAPALSAARVSPLEALRAASVTAGRRGIGVLRLVFGLLLAVGAILAAVATISQLPKPDQSDYDPSMPLFLLVGSGALAFFALVALGPLLVRPVLAVVGWPLRQLGPLGRMSVGGIGGAPRRAAAVSVVVALGVTLISGVVIGGASLQILADREMALSAPTDFEVTSNGGTLPPAVVTRAEAARGALARVVPYRRVGDATLLRGADKLGDVESGYPTSDLDLAALPTTGDLDVAQGTLADRGPGRIVLNSWVARDAGLRAGDTVTLAVATGTVDVRVAAVLPGDGPLHAGILTDPADLDRLGVPAAYTGLLADAAGAGEDGRTAGVRALRQAIGGSDGVGLAVLADERDRNDALVRTLVWIAVGLVGLTVLIAVVGVGSTTALSVVERVRESGLLRAIGLSRTGLRTMLTVESGLYGVIGATIGLVLGIPYAWLAVQTLGIQAPLTAPLLPLAGLFVVLVGLTALAGVLPARRASRVSPVEALGADN; encoded by the coding sequence ATGAGGGCGACAGTGCTGCGTACCCAGACGGCCGCCGCGGCCCGGCGGCCCGGCCGGCTGATCCTGACCGGCCTGGCGATCCTTGTCGCGTCGTTCGTCGTCTTCGGCACCGTGCTGGTGCAGCAGATCACCGAACGGACCGTGCGGGACAACCTCAGCGGCACCCCTGCCGTCACCGACCTGGTGATCGGGAGCCCCGGCGTGCCGCCACCCACAGTGATGGACGTGCGGCAGATCCGGGCCGTGCCCGGTGTGGCCGAGGCGGTGGCCCGGGTGGCGACCGGGGTCTCCGTCGGCGAGGGGTACCTCAACCTCCAGTCCGATCCGGGCACCGGCCCACTGAGCACGGTCCGGGTGATCGAGGGCAGCTACCCGGACCAGCCCGGCGAGATCGCGATCACGCCGCGCACCGCCGAGCGGCTCGGGCTCTCGGTCGGCACCACCACCAGCGGTACGGGCGGTGAACTCACCACGCCCGCCCCACTCACCGTGACCGGCGTGGTGGACACCGGCGCCGACGCCGGCTACGACGCGTACGCCCCGGACAGTGCCGTGATCGCCTGGGCGCGCCTGACGGCCGTGGAGCGCGTCGACGTGCGGGTTGCCCCCGGCACCTCGACGAGCGGTGTCCGCCAACGGGTGACCGCGGCGGTCGCCGGCCAGCCGATCCGCTCCGGCGCCGAGGTGCGCGAGGCCGAGGCCAACGCGGCGGCCGAGGAGGTCGGGAGGCTCTTCATCCTGGTCGGCATGTTCGTCTCCATCGCGGTCGTCGCGGCGGCGCTGGTGGTCACCTCGACCTTCCGCATCGTCTTCGCCCAGCGGATGCGGCAGCTCGCGCTGTTGCGGGCGGTCGGCGCGAGTCGGGGCACCCTGGTGGGGGCCCTGATCGCCGAGGGAGCCCTGACCGGGCTGGTAGCCGGCGTCGTCGGGGTCGCCAGCGCCCTCACCCTCGGGTACGCGCTGCCGGCGATTCTGCGGGCCACCGGCCACGAGGTCTCCTCGCCGGGCCTGCCACTGGCGGCGGCGGTCACCGTGGTGATCGGCGCCGTCGTGATCACCGTACTGGCCGTGCTGGCGCCGGCGCTCTCGGCCGCCCGGGTCTCCCCGCTGGAGGCGCTGCGGGCGGCGAGCGTCACCGCCGGCCGGCGCGGCATCGGCGTGCTGCGTCTGGTCTTCGGGCTGCTCCTGGCCGTCGGCGCGATCCTGGCGGCGGTCGCGACGATCAGCCAGTTGCCGAAGCCGGACCAGTCGGACTACGACCCCTCGATGCCACTGTTCCTGCTGGTCGGGTCCGGCGCGCTGGCGTTCTTCGCGCTGGTGGCCCTCGGTCCGCTGCTGGTGCGCCCGGTGCTGGCCGTGGTGGGTTGGCCGCTGCGCCAGCTCGGGCCGCTCGGGCGGATGTCGGTCGGCGGGATCGGCGGGGCGCCGCGCCGGGCCGCCGCGGTCTCCGTCGTGGTCGCGCTGGGCGTGACACTGATCTCCGGGGTGGTCATCGGCGGCGCGTCGTTGCAGATCCTCGCCGACCGCGAGATGGCGCTCTCGGCCCCGACCGACTTCGAGGTCACCAGCAACGGCGGGACGCTGCCGCCGGCCGTCGTGACCCGGGCCGAGGCGGCGCGCGGCGCGCTGGCGCGGGTGGTGCCGTACCGGAGGGTCGGCGACGCCACGCTGCTGCGCGGCGCCGACAAGCTCGGCGACGTCGAGTCCGGTTATCCGACCAGCGACCTGGACCTGGCGGCGTTGCCGACCACCGGTGACCTGGACGTGGCCCAGGGCACCCTGGCCGATCGTGGCCCCGGCCGGATCGTGCTCAACAGCTGGGTCGCGCGGGACGCGGGTCTGCGGGCCGGCGACACCGTCACGCTTGCCGTCGCCACCGGCACTGTCGACGTGCGGGTGGCAGCGGTCCTGCCCGGTGACGGGCCGCTGCACGCGGGCATCCTCACCGATCCGGCGGACCTGGACCGGCTCGGCGTGCCGGCCGCGTACACCGGTCTGCTGGCCGACGCGGCAGGTGCTGGCGAGGACGGTCGCACCGCCGGTGTGCGGGCGCTACGGCAGGCGATCGGCGGCAGCGACGGGGTGGGCCTCGCGGTGCTCGCCGACGAACGGGACCGCAACGACGCGTTGGTGCGCACCCTGGTCTGGATCGCTGTCGGTCTGGTCGGCCTGACCGTGCTGATCGCGGTCGTCGGCGTGGGCTCCACGACCGCGCTCTCGGTGGTCGAGCGGGTACGCGAGTCCGGGTTGCTCCGGGCGATCGGGCTGTCCCGGACCGGCCTGCGCACCATGCTGACCGTGGAGTCCGGCCTGTACGGGGTGATCGGCGCGACCATCGGCCTGGTGCTCGGCATCCCGTACGCCTGGTTGGCGGTCCAGACCCTCGGGATCCAGGCACCGCTGACCGCGCCGCTGCTGCCGCTGGCCGGGCTCTTCGTGGTGCTGGTCGGGCTGACCGCGCTGGCCGGGGTGCTGCCGGCCCGTCGGGCGTCGCGGGTCAGCCCGGTGGAGGCGCTGGGGGCCGACAACTGA